A genomic region of Mesorhizobium sp. NZP2077 contains the following coding sequences:
- a CDS encoding KamA family radical SAM protein, translating to MIDLKDATRAPDWQDDVRQGVRHVRDLDLLPLSPAERAAVQAAAALHKVRAPKAYLDLIDWNDPADPIRAQVIPSPGELVETEGELGDPIADHDFSPVPRLTHRHADRVLLFPTYQCAVYCRFCFRKESLTSIGRGYTREALEAALAYIADHPEIREVILTGGDPLSLPDKALAEVRARVEAIPHVRLLRIHTRVPVALPSRITSGLVEALQGRLMVTVVTHFNHAREITDATEAACRTMRQAGFVLLNQSVLLKGVNDSVEVLEELCRELMYRLGVKPYYLHHGDLARGMAHRRTTIAEGQALVEALRARLSGICNPVYVLDLPEGGGKVPLGPCPVEGREGETWRIRGLDGAVRTYREIVSE from the coding sequence ATGATCGACCTTAAAGATGCAACCCGCGCCCCCGACTGGCAGGACGATGTCCGCCAGGGCGTGCGCCATGTGCGCGACCTCGACCTGCTGCCGCTGTCGCCGGCCGAGCGCGCAGCGGTACAAGCTGCCGCCGCGCTGCACAAGGTACGTGCGCCAAAGGCCTATCTCGATCTGATCGACTGGAACGACCCGGCCGATCCGATCCGCGCGCAAGTGATCCCGTCACCAGGCGAATTGGTGGAGACGGAGGGCGAGCTTGGCGATCCGATCGCCGACCATGACTTCAGCCCGGTGCCCCGGCTGACGCATCGCCATGCCGACCGGGTGCTGTTGTTCCCGACCTATCAATGCGCGGTCTATTGCCGGTTCTGCTTCCGCAAGGAGTCGCTGACCTCGATCGGCCGCGGCTATACACGCGAGGCGCTGGAGGCGGCGCTGGCCTATATCGCGGATCATCCCGAAATCCGCGAGGTGATCCTGACCGGCGGCGACCCGCTGTCGCTGCCCGACAAGGCCCTGGCCGAAGTCCGCGCGCGCGTCGAGGCCATACCGCATGTGCGGTTGCTGCGCATCCACACGCGCGTGCCGGTGGCGCTGCCGTCGCGCATCACGTCGGGGCTGGTCGAAGCCTTGCAGGGCCGGCTGATGGTCACCGTCGTCACCCATTTCAACCACGCGCGCGAGATCACCGATGCCACCGAGGCGGCCTGCCGGACGATGCGGCAGGCGGGCTTCGTGCTGCTCAACCAGAGCGTTCTCCTGAAAGGCGTGAATGACAGCGTCGAGGTGCTGGAAGAGCTCTGCCGCGAGCTGATGTATCGGCTGGGGGTCAAACCCTATTACCTGCACCATGGCGACCTCGCGCGCGGCATGGCGCACCGGCGCACGACGATTGCCGAGGGCCAGGCGCTGGTGGAAGCGTTGAGGGCGCGCCTGTCCGGCATCTGCAACCCCGTCTATGTGCTCGACCTGCCGGAAGGCGGCGGCAAAGTGCCGCTCGGGCCGTGTCCTGTCGAGGGACGGGAAGGGGAGACTTGGCGCATTCGTGGGCTGGATGGCGCGGTGAGGACCTATCGGGAGATCGTGAGCGAATAG
- a CDS encoding aldehyde reductase, whose translation MKDELVLVTGGSGFIASHCILKLLDAGYRVRTTVRSLKREAEVRTMLREGGAEPGDRLSFVAADLTADAGWAEAVAGCAYVMHGASPTPSGSQTREEDWVRPAVDGVLRVLKAARDAGVKRVVLTSAIGAVAMGHAPQTRPFNETDWTDLSGTVAPYQKSKTLSERAAWDFIAREGHGLELSVVNPVAVLGPVLAADFSHSIGLIKRLMDGMPGCPKVNSGYVDVRDLADLHLLAMTSPAAKGERFIGISGHSLWMADVAKVLRRRMGAAAAKVPRREIPNWVIRLLALRGDPTTKMLARHLGVMMDATSEKATRLLGWTPRPAEEAIVATAESLLRLGLVGGSKAAV comes from the coding sequence ATGAAAGACGAATTGGTGCTGGTAACCGGCGGCTCAGGCTTCATTGCATCGCACTGCATCCTCAAGCTGCTCGACGCCGGCTATCGCGTGCGCACGACGGTGCGCTCGCTCAAGCGCGAAGCCGAGGTGCGCACGATGCTGAGGGAAGGCGGCGCGGAGCCCGGCGACCGTCTGTCCTTCGTTGCCGCAGACCTGACCGCGGACGCCGGCTGGGCGGAGGCGGTCGCCGGCTGTGCTTATGTCATGCATGGCGCCTCGCCGACGCCCTCCGGCAGCCAGACGCGCGAGGAAGACTGGGTGCGGCCGGCCGTCGACGGCGTGCTGCGGGTGCTCAAGGCCGCGCGCGATGCTGGCGTGAAACGTGTCGTGCTGACCTCGGCCATCGGCGCTGTCGCCATGGGTCATGCGCCGCAGACCCGGCCGTTCAACGAGACCGACTGGACTGACCTTAGCGGCACTGTCGCGCCCTACCAGAAATCGAAGACGCTGTCGGAGCGCGCCGCCTGGGACTTTATTGCAAGGGAAGGCCACGGCCTCGAACTCTCCGTCGTCAATCCGGTCGCCGTGCTCGGCCCGGTTCTCGCCGCCGACTTCTCGCATTCGATCGGGCTGATCAAGCGGCTGATGGACGGCATGCCCGGCTGTCCAAAGGTCAACTCAGGCTATGTCGACGTGCGCGACCTTGCCGATTTGCACCTGCTGGCAATGACCAGTCCGGCGGCAAAGGGCGAGCGCTTCATCGGCATTTCGGGCCACAGCCTGTGGATGGCGGATGTCGCAAAGGTACTACGCCGGCGGATGGGCGCGGCCGCAGCCAAGGTGCCGAGGCGGGAGATCCCCAATTGGGTGATCCGCCTGCTGGCGCTGCGCGGCGATCCGACGACGAAGATGCTGGCCAGGCATCTCGGCGTGATGATGGACGCCACCAGCGAAAAGGCAACGCGCCTGCTCGGCTGGACGCCGCGCCCGGCCGAAGAGGCGATTGTCGCCACGGCCGAGAGCTTGCTGCGGCTGGGGTTGGTGGGTGGGTCGAAAGCGGCGGTGTAG
- a CDS encoding AraC family transcriptional regulator, producing MTGDPFSDILKFTSAQTMVTGGFTAGGPWALRFPAPEKIKFFAVVKGNCWIRLEGEDEPVHALTGDVLLLASRRSFILASDLSVPPLDAMAVFSGCKIAQLGDGEDFAHIGGHVLLDQASGRLLADVLPPWIHIQASSPQATILRWILDQVVREQADGQPGASLASAQLAQLLFIQVLRAHLQTSSLMPAGWLRALADPRLAPALRLMHGDPGRDWHLQELARAAAMSRTSFAFHFRQTAGVAPLTYLTQWRMHLAERALREEDTPVAVLARSLGYTSESAFSNAFKRATGTAPKRYRTAGRAEPPDNAEAQPLGLVS from the coding sequence ATGACCGGCGATCCCTTCTCCGACATCCTCAAATTCACCAGCGCGCAGACCATGGTGACGGGCGGCTTCACCGCCGGCGGGCCATGGGCGCTGCGCTTTCCGGCGCCCGAAAAGATCAAGTTCTTCGCCGTGGTGAAGGGCAATTGCTGGATCCGCCTCGAGGGCGAGGACGAGCCGGTGCATGCGCTGACAGGAGATGTGCTGCTTTTGGCGTCCCGGCGCTCCTTCATTCTGGCCAGCGACCTGTCCGTGCCGCCGCTCGACGCCATGGCGGTGTTCTCTGGCTGCAAGATCGCGCAACTCGGCGACGGCGAGGATTTCGCGCATATTGGCGGCCATGTCCTGCTCGACCAGGCGAGCGGGCGGCTGCTGGCCGATGTCTTGCCGCCCTGGATCCACATCCAGGCCTCGTCGCCGCAAGCGACGATCCTGCGCTGGATCCTAGACCAGGTGGTGCGCGAGCAGGCGGATGGCCAGCCGGGCGCCAGCCTTGCGTCGGCGCAGCTGGCGCAATTGCTGTTCATCCAGGTGTTGCGGGCGCATCTGCAGACGTCGAGCCTGATGCCCGCCGGCTGGCTACGCGCGCTCGCCGATCCGCGCCTGGCGCCGGCGTTGCGGCTGATGCATGGCGACCCCGGCCGCGACTGGCATCTGCAGGAGCTTGCCAGGGCCGCCGCCATGTCGCGCACCAGTTTTGCCTTCCATTTCAGGCAGACCGCCGGCGTCGCGCCGCTGACCTACCTGACGCAATGGCGCATGCATCTGGCCGAACGCGCCTTGCGCGAGGAAGATACGCCCGTAGCGGTGCTTGCCCGCTCGCTTGGCTACACCTCCGAAAGCGCCTTCAGCAATGCCTTCAAGCGCGCCACCGGCACAGCACCCAAGCGATATCGGACCGCGGGGAGAGCCGAGCCTCCGGACAACGCCGAAGCACAACCGCTGGGCCTGGTGTCTTGA
- a CDS encoding 4'-phosphopantetheinyl transferase superfamily protein, translating into MTLPPSPEGALTEAMAAIAPPGVRTGCRLIGDADEAHLLPEEARSISARQPAMRRASGAARWIAHRLLADIGIGNVAIPRAPSGAPTWPDGIIGSLAHDDDMAVAAVARVGRIVSLGIDVEPAQALPDDISAIVATGADRTGAADRLLAGRILFCAKEAVYKAAYPLDREILGYEDIAVDLDAGRATTKTGRKVRLAYCVAPRVVVLAFVGE; encoded by the coding sequence TTGACGTTGCCGCCCTCCCCTGAAGGCGCGTTGACCGAGGCGATGGCGGCAATCGCGCCGCCAGGCGTCCGGACCGGATGCCGGCTGATAGGCGACGCGGACGAGGCTCATCTGCTGCCCGAAGAAGCGCGTTCCATCTCCGCGCGCCAGCCGGCCATGCGGCGCGCCAGCGGCGCTGCCCGCTGGATCGCGCACCGGCTGCTGGCCGATATAGGCATCGGCAACGTCGCCATCCCGCGCGCGCCGTCGGGTGCTCCCACCTGGCCGGACGGCATAATCGGTTCGCTCGCCCATGACGACGACATGGCCGTGGCGGCTGTCGCGCGTGTCGGCCGCATCGTCTCCCTCGGCATCGATGTCGAGCCGGCCCAGGCCCTGCCGGATGATATTTCCGCAATCGTTGCAACCGGCGCGGATCGGACCGGTGCGGCGGACCGGCTTCTTGCCGGCCGCATCCTGTTTTGCGCCAAGGAAGCGGTCTACAAGGCGGCCTATCCGCTCGATCGCGAGATCCTCGGTTACGAAGACATCGCCGTCGACCTCGATGCCGGCCGCGCGACGACGAAGACCGGCCGCAAGGTCAGGCTCGCATACTGCGTTGCCCCGCGCGTGGTCGTCCTGGCGTTTGTCGGCGAATAG
- a CDS encoding GNAT family N-acetyltransferase, giving the protein MKAAEVRLAPVTEANRALVAALELAPEQMDFVASNADSLREAKSDRDARPRVVMAGDRVVGFLMYDAPEDDDEARIYRFMIDRASQGKGYGKAAVREVLKEICGLRHIRHVSICYEPENEAARQLYRAAGFVEEGLDEDGEMIADLVLPRDDRR; this is encoded by the coding sequence TTGAAGGCCGCAGAAGTCCGTCTCGCTCCTGTGACCGAGGCCAACCGGGCCCTGGTCGCGGCGCTGGAACTGGCCCCGGAGCAGATGGATTTCGTCGCCAGCAATGCGGACTCGCTGCGCGAAGCCAAATCCGACAGGGACGCACGGCCGCGTGTCGTCATGGCCGGGGATCGTGTCGTCGGTTTCCTGATGTACGACGCACCGGAAGATGACGACGAGGCACGCATCTATCGCTTCATGATCGACCGTGCCAGCCAGGGCAAGGGCTATGGCAAGGCCGCGGTGCGTGAAGTGCTGAAGGAAATCTGCGGGCTCCGCCACATCAGGCACGTCTCGATCTGCTATGAACCGGAGAATGAAGCGGCGCGCCAGCTCTACCGCGCCGCCGGTTTCGTCGAAGAAGGGCTCGACGAGGATGGAGAAATGATCGCCGACCTCGTCCTGCCGAGGGATGACCGCCGTTGA
- a CDS encoding 4-oxalocrotonate tautomerase family protein, which yields MPFANIKVPQAALSKAQKEDLIHRTTAMFVDFFGEVVRPTTMVLVEEVADGGYGRADEVFVIPEAYRAKE from the coding sequence ATGCCATTCGCCAACATAAAAGTACCGCAGGCCGCACTCTCCAAGGCGCAGAAGGAAGACCTCATCCACCGGACCACAGCCATGTTCGTCGACTTTTTCGGCGAGGTCGTGCGGCCCACCACGATGGTGCTGGTCGAGGAAGTCGCCGATGGCGGCTATGGCCGCGCCGACGAAGTGTTCGTCATCCCGGAAGCCTACCGCGCCAAGGAGTAG